A region from the Geobacter benzoatilyticus genome encodes:
- a CDS encoding poly-gamma-glutamate biosynthesis protein PgsC/CapC, which yields MSGFVLEIFPPGSLDSSVVTTVWIGILVLAFFNLRLGWVASGFIVPGYLVPLIILKPWSAGVIILEGIATYGLVWLSSEQFSRLRIWNNFFGRDRFFAILLASVIVRVFFDGWLLPLLGEYLNNTYHLAFDYRNNLHSFGLVIIALIANQFWKPGLVRGMIPFTITLFTTWFIVRFGLMEFTNFTISSIGYMYEDLASNILASPKAYIILLTTAYIASRMNLRYGWEFSGILIPSLLTLLWYSPARIATTFIEAVVVSALALLILRAPMFGTVTMEGTRRLVFYFTISYAYKFALSYALIRLAPEYKVTDAYGFGYLLPTLLAMKMPEVESYGKTIRVTLQTSVTAIALASVIGFGLTMVPDLLPGRAALSGEDEAAIALAPDVKLMDRLRADKLIIYQSRLPGVLAAPLPRDMDIFSRAVQLLTESIEAGDGTRQSEAARLLAQVGYGMTLLEGRYLYLSEKKENHGWGIYVIDTKSSGHFLVEVPAPLNEQGTLEAGAAIFASSGARALAIAGYDESSDKGDVPDLSRSAATMFHAFHRVVARRDVLQVRAYTTASARAIAGFRAATGSITPQYPESSLWVKTALPPGLNLPWLRESLGALRIQWVGAPFPNVQRDATASGFAELVLDGDDLKRVIFKPLLAAYKAERRDQQERIAGYLQDWILRSKGEIAGPGSDLYIAPKLEELLLFDTEVLTPLIGIARGAGEVRLDMEGLRPVQAAASLFGYSVTVYHHIPTGQDFFIIAERKGQGKRHYWGTYVLRIGRALPYVVQVPRPLFEVNSFEYGVSLFERLNARALLIGGAHPAANRDGSANLVSGANRESLFNLVSQGILRESPERIMVIQSRAFGLDPGRAAPGAGALVAFSNGAITDAAVPEPGRRLMAVLGQDRLSPRFVDGSRDVVGYEVGATSQSLYLNQALGKEFAILWLSPSARATYRQQTENRRLDAQFLSLGITTKEADLTALLGSSRSGRQNRLAPELRSRLLAYLAGQDVVVLSSMKGAWPGYRFSRIIDINTKQAFLLVSTPDGRLAAVANLNPRRPLQTRMLTEGGARREGIASFIDARTALLEFGDRR from the coding sequence ATGAGCGGTTTTGTTCTCGAAATATTCCCGCCGGGGAGCCTCGACAGCTCCGTTGTCACCACGGTCTGGATCGGCATTCTGGTGCTCGCCTTCTTCAACCTGCGCCTCGGCTGGGTTGCGTCGGGGTTCATCGTCCCCGGCTATCTGGTCCCCCTCATCATCCTGAAGCCGTGGTCTGCCGGGGTCATCATCCTTGAGGGAATCGCAACCTACGGCCTCGTCTGGCTCTCCTCCGAGCAGTTCTCCCGGTTGAGAATCTGGAACAATTTCTTCGGCAGGGACCGCTTCTTCGCCATCCTCCTCGCCAGCGTCATCGTCCGGGTATTCTTCGACGGCTGGCTTCTGCCGCTGCTGGGCGAATACCTGAACAACACCTATCATCTCGCCTTCGATTACCGCAACAACCTCCACAGTTTCGGCCTGGTCATCATCGCCCTCATCGCCAACCAGTTCTGGAAACCGGGACTGGTCCGGGGGATGATCCCTTTCACCATTACCCTTTTCACCACGTGGTTCATCGTCCGTTTCGGGCTGATGGAGTTCACCAATTTCACCATCAGCTCCATCGGCTACATGTACGAGGACCTTGCCTCCAATATCCTGGCCAGCCCCAAGGCATACATCATCCTTCTCACCACCGCCTATATCGCCTCCCGGATGAATCTCCGCTACGGCTGGGAATTCAGCGGCATCCTCATTCCTTCCCTCTTGACGCTTCTCTGGTACAGCCCGGCGCGGATAGCCACCACCTTCATCGAGGCAGTGGTGGTGTCGGCGCTCGCCCTTCTTATCCTCCGGGCGCCCATGTTCGGCACCGTCACCATGGAGGGGACCAGGCGCCTCGTCTTCTACTTCACCATCAGTTACGCCTATAAATTCGCCCTTTCCTATGCCCTCATCCGGCTGGCCCCCGAGTACAAGGTGACCGACGCCTATGGTTTCGGCTACTTGCTTCCGACGCTGCTGGCCATGAAAATGCCCGAGGTCGAGTCCTATGGGAAGACGATACGGGTGACCCTTCAGACGTCCGTCACGGCCATCGCCCTGGCAAGCGTCATCGGCTTCGGGCTCACCATGGTCCCCGATTTGCTGCCGGGGCGCGCCGCATTGTCCGGCGAAGACGAAGCCGCCATCGCCCTGGCGCCGGACGTGAAGCTCATGGATCGCCTGAGGGCGGACAAGCTCATCATATACCAGAGCCGGTTGCCGGGGGTGCTTGCGGCCCCCCTTCCCCGCGATATGGATATTTTCTCCCGCGCCGTCCAGTTGCTTACCGAATCGATCGAGGCGGGGGACGGCACCCGGCAGAGCGAGGCAGCCAGGCTCCTGGCCCAGGTGGGTTACGGCATGACTCTTCTGGAGGGGCGCTACCTTTACCTGAGCGAGAAGAAAGAAAACCATGGGTGGGGAATTTACGTCATCGATACGAAGAGCAGCGGGCATTTCCTCGTGGAGGTGCCGGCGCCTCTGAACGAGCAGGGGACCCTTGAGGCGGGAGCGGCGATATTCGCATCGTCCGGGGCCAGGGCGCTGGCTATCGCCGGTTATGACGAATCTTCCGACAAGGGTGATGTCCCTGATCTTTCCAGAAGCGCCGCAACCATGTTTCACGCGTTCCACCGCGTGGTGGCCCGCCGGGACGTCCTCCAGGTACGGGCCTACACCACGGCAAGTGCGAGGGCCATTGCCGGGTTCCGGGCCGCAACCGGATCCATAACCCCCCAGTACCCGGAAAGCTCCCTCTGGGTCAAGACCGCCCTGCCGCCGGGGCTGAACCTTCCCTGGCTCCGGGAGTCCCTCGGCGCGTTGCGAATCCAGTGGGTGGGGGCACCCTTTCCAAACGTCCAGCGTGACGCCACGGCCTCCGGTTTTGCCGAACTCGTCCTGGACGGCGACGACCTGAAGCGGGTCATCTTCAAGCCGCTGCTGGCCGCCTACAAGGCAGAGCGACGGGACCAGCAGGAGCGCATCGCCGGGTATCTCCAGGATTGGATCCTGAGGAGCAAGGGGGAGATTGCCGGGCCGGGGTCCGATCTCTACATCGCTCCCAAGCTGGAAGAACTGCTCCTGTTCGACACCGAAGTCCTGACGCCGCTGATCGGCATCGCCCGCGGGGCAGGGGAGGTGCGGCTTGATATGGAAGGGCTGCGGCCCGTCCAGGCGGCCGCCTCCCTTTTCGGCTATTCCGTCACCGTCTACCACCATATCCCCACGGGGCAGGATTTCTTCATAATCGCCGAACGGAAAGGACAGGGCAAACGCCATTACTGGGGCACCTACGTGCTTCGAATCGGCCGGGCGCTTCCTTACGTGGTGCAGGTTCCCCGGCCCCTGTTTGAAGTCAACTCTTTCGAATACGGTGTCAGTCTCTTCGAGCGCCTCAATGCCCGGGCACTCCTCATCGGCGGCGCTCACCCCGCAGCCAACCGTGACGGGAGCGCCAACCTGGTGAGCGGCGCCAACAGGGAGAGCCTGTTCAATCTGGTGAGCCAGGGGATCCTGCGCGAATCCCCCGAGCGGATCATGGTGATCCAGAGCCGCGCCTTCGGCCTGGACCCCGGCCGCGCCGCTCCCGGCGCCGGCGCTCTCGTTGCCTTCAGCAACGGCGCCATAACCGACGCGGCCGTTCCCGAGCCGGGACGCCGCCTCATGGCGGTGCTGGGCCAGGACCGCCTGTCCCCCCGGTTCGTGGACGGCTCCCGGGATGTGGTGGGGTACGAGGTGGGGGCCACCTCCCAGTCCCTGTACCTGAACCAGGCTCTCGGCAAGGAGTTCGCCATCCTCTGGCTCTCTCCGTCCGCCAGGGCAACCTACCGGCAGCAGACGGAAAACCGCCGTCTTGACGCTCAGTTCCTCTCGCTGGGAATTACGACTAAAGAGGCGGATTTAACCGCTCTCCTCGGCTCGTCGCGCAGCGGCCGGCAGAACAGGCTTGCCCCTGAACTGCGAAGCCGACTCCTTGCCTATCTCGCCGGCCAGGATGTGGTGGTGTTGAGCTCCATGAAGGGAGCCTGGCCCGGTTACCGGTTTTCGCGTATCATTGACATAAACACCAAGCAGGCGTTCCTCCTGGTATCGACCCCCGACGGCCGACTCGCGGCGGTGGCGAACCTCAATCCCCGCCGTCCGCTGCAAACCCGCATGCTTACCGAGGGGGGCGCGCGACGCGAGGGGATTGCCTCGTTCATCGATGCCCGAACCGCATTGCTCGAATTCGGAGATCGCAGGTGA
- a CDS encoding CHASE2 domain-containing protein: MNIRKNALAVGAAITLVTWILMAAGVFRIPDGLIYNFLVRLSPSSSSPPGNVLIVKAGFERMGEGDEVWLALLRELRRQGAKQVVFTFLPGRVSREFYEEAAAGRMVVFGREFLEDESSSKQVLAPFPPTAANLKLPFGVLVDPPDESGMHRYQHTNVVVNGSRFPTLEAVAAGRFKGMPVETSTSVLINFLGRGGGIPAVSLERALGGGLIPELVKGKSVIIGFAGLAHEPGLRTPLAGGRDVALLDYRGYAIDTFIANSGIVEVPLIVQFLFVALIVFAGLVLQTFFEMRFLTWLTLAAVIASLGSCWLLLLFGHIWLPVVEPLVAFFLTFLLIFRQRVLLAEEAVNTMLLNLSAKLKQRVMPESFYNSQEYWSQVITMVNQTLNLTRTIFLERVPGEHRVREVKALHCSITDISERRRDYERTPYSTAIASGGPIRLDRANYLTRSETEEDQYLVPLLFGGQPLGFWAFGIAPETAASIPYFEGTIRDFGKQISELLYRRQEWQAQQRKQNSYSVNYLDLSRDVPHEELKKSIDLFERRVNTLETVFAELGTATILYDLFGRVLLANRRMVEIMKEAGLAPYELTALDLAVALSGLKAEEVRQHLHKVLIEHGQVTLVASRIRAKAGEHLIRIRPLIEQERRLLPMEARPFSVYGILFELVDLSDITRGDRTREQFVGQLPGRLTAMIEPVAAAAARLRDETLAPEARKSLLAELDGRASEALGFVADIGGCLEKRSPATGRECYPIDALPLLRGAAARAERDLAQRRIATTIVVSGTVPLVWAESRELAESFYAFIIMIGNDTAQNNAIRMEIGAEGDYVACRLAGTGFGMPDAVLQRALFSDEPTDSAEYRRARAAVGQVRQWQGSVAASSEVGCGISVEVRLKKFH; this comes from the coding sequence ATGAACATCAGGAAGAATGCTCTTGCTGTCGGAGCGGCCATCACCCTTGTTACCTGGATTCTCATGGCGGCCGGGGTGTTTCGCATTCCTGACGGGCTCATCTACAATTTTCTCGTTCGCCTTTCTCCGTCATCGTCGTCGCCTCCCGGTAACGTGCTGATTGTAAAAGCCGGTTTTGAGCGGATGGGGGAGGGCGACGAGGTCTGGCTTGCCCTGCTGCGGGAACTGCGGCGCCAGGGGGCAAAACAGGTGGTGTTCACCTTCCTGCCCGGCCGTGTCAGCAGGGAGTTCTACGAAGAAGCCGCTGCCGGCCGTATGGTCGTTTTCGGACGGGAATTCCTTGAGGACGAATCATCCTCGAAGCAGGTGCTGGCGCCGTTTCCCCCCACTGCCGCAAACCTGAAGCTCCCCTTCGGGGTGCTGGTCGATCCCCCCGACGAATCCGGAATGCACCGTTACCAGCATACGAATGTGGTGGTCAACGGCTCGCGTTTTCCGACTCTCGAAGCTGTTGCGGCCGGCAGGTTCAAGGGAATGCCGGTCGAAACCTCGACCTCGGTGCTGATTAATTTCCTCGGACGGGGTGGGGGGATTCCCGCCGTCTCCCTTGAACGGGCACTGGGAGGCGGGCTGATCCCCGAGCTTGTCAAGGGGAAGTCCGTCATCATCGGCTTCGCCGGCTTGGCCCATGAGCCTGGACTGCGCACCCCCCTTGCAGGCGGAAGAGACGTCGCGCTGCTCGACTATCGCGGTTACGCAATAGATACTTTCATTGCCAATAGCGGCATTGTCGAAGTCCCGCTCATAGTGCAATTCCTCTTCGTGGCGCTGATCGTGTTTGCGGGGCTCGTGCTGCAAACATTCTTCGAGATGCGTTTCCTCACCTGGCTTACCCTGGCCGCGGTTATCGCATCCCTTGGCTCCTGCTGGCTGCTGTTGCTGTTCGGGCATATCTGGCTCCCCGTTGTCGAACCACTTGTCGCCTTTTTCCTCACGTTCCTCCTTATCTTCCGGCAGCGGGTGCTCCTGGCCGAAGAGGCCGTCAACACCATGCTGCTCAACCTTTCCGCCAAGCTGAAGCAGCGGGTGATGCCCGAGAGTTTCTATAACTCGCAGGAATACTGGTCCCAGGTTATCACCATGGTCAACCAGACCCTCAACCTTACCCGGACCATTTTTCTGGAGAGAGTTCCCGGCGAGCACCGGGTCCGGGAGGTAAAGGCCCTGCACTGCTCCATCACCGATATCAGCGAGCGCCGCAGGGATTACGAACGGACTCCCTACAGTACCGCCATCGCCAGCGGCGGACCCATCCGGCTCGATCGCGCCAATTATCTGACCCGGAGCGAGACCGAGGAGGACCAGTACCTGGTTCCGCTTCTCTTCGGCGGACAGCCTCTCGGTTTCTGGGCCTTCGGCATTGCCCCCGAAACGGCGGCCAGTATCCCCTATTTTGAAGGCACCATCCGCGATTTCGGCAAGCAGATCAGCGAACTCCTCTACCGCCGGCAGGAGTGGCAGGCACAGCAGCGCAAGCAGAACAGTTATTCGGTGAATTATCTCGACCTGTCCCGGGACGTTCCCCATGAGGAACTGAAAAAGTCCATCGACCTTTTCGAGCGGAGGGTGAACACCCTGGAGACGGTCTTTGCCGAACTCGGGACGGCGACGATTCTCTACGACCTCTTCGGCAGGGTGCTCCTGGCGAACCGGAGGATGGTGGAGATCATGAAAGAAGCCGGTCTGGCTCCCTATGAGTTGACCGCTCTCGATCTGGCGGTTGCCCTGAGCGGGCTGAAGGCGGAGGAAGTCCGGCAGCACCTGCACAAGGTGCTGATCGAGCACGGCCAGGTGACCCTTGTGGCCTCCCGGATCCGGGCCAAAGCCGGAGAGCACCTCATCCGTATCCGTCCGCTGATCGAGCAGGAGCGCAGGCTCCTCCCCATGGAGGCTCGGCCGTTCAGCGTTTATGGCATCCTTTTCGAGCTGGTGGACCTGAGCGACATAACCCGCGGAGATCGTACCAGGGAGCAGTTTGTGGGCCAGTTGCCGGGCCGTCTGACTGCTATGATCGAACCGGTTGCCGCGGCTGCGGCGAGACTCCGGGACGAAACCCTTGCTCCCGAGGCCAGGAAATCACTGCTTGCCGAGCTTGACGGCAGGGCCTCCGAAGCGCTCGGGTTCGTGGCGGATATCGGTGGGTGCCTGGAGAAGCGGTCTCCGGCCACGGGCCGTGAATGCTACCCCATTGACGCGCTTCCTCTGCTGAGGGGGGCGGCGGCCAGGGCGGAACGCGACCTTGCGCAGCGGCGCATCGCCACCACCATCGTCGTCTCCGGCACCGTGCCGCTGGTATGGGCTGAATCCAGGGAGCTGGCCGAGTCGTTCTACGCATTCATCATCATGATTGGTAACGATACTGCTCAGAACAATGCCATCCGAATGGAGATCGGGGCGGAGGGCGATTATGTGGCATGCCGTCTTGCCGGCACCGGTTTCGGCATGCCCGACGCGGTGCTCCAGCGAGCCCTCTTTTCCGATGAGCCGACCGACTCTGCCGAGTATCGCCGTGCACGGGCCGCTGTCGGCCAGGTACGACAATGGCAGGGAAGCGTTGCCGCGTCAAGCGAGGTGGGGTGCGGCATCAGCGTTGAGGTGCGCCTGAAGAAATTCCACTGA